DNA from Halorarum salinum:
CCGAGCTGGGTCAGTTCCCGTTGCACCGCACATCGAGGTGATCGACGGAGCCGGGGCTCGAAGGCGTGGCGTCGAAAGAAACCGGTTCGGTCGGTGCCCGTGGCCGGGCGTCGATGCCGGGTTACAGGCGCTCGAGGTTCGTCGCGCGCGGGCCCTTCGGAGCCTGTTCGATGTCGAACTCGACCTCCTGTCCCTCTTCGAGGTCCGGACCGCCGATGTCCTCCATGTGGAAGAACACGTCGTCGTCCGCGTCGTCGGTGCTGATGAAACCGTAGCCGCCGGTGTCGTTGAAGAAGTCGACCTTCCCTTTCGCCATACCGGGTAGTGTGGCCGGTTATGTATAACCTTTCCGAGACGCCGTTCCGGCCGCTCGTCGGTCGGATTCGATAAAACTGATGCCGTTCCCGTCGCGAGGCGACGGGGTCGCCCCGATTACAGGCGCTCGAGGTTCGTCGCGCGGGGGCCCTTCGGGGCCTGTTCGATGTCGAACTCCACTTCCTGGTCCTCTTCGAGGTCCGGACCGCCGATATCCTCCATGTGGAAGAACACGTCGTCGTCCGCGTCGTCGCTCGAAATGAAACCGTAGCCGCCAGTGTCGTTGAAGAAATCAACGTTTCCTTTCGCCATTGCAATCTAACGAAGTCCGCCCGAAGGGATAAGACTTCGTTATTCCGTTCACCCTACGGCCGATATCCAGCACGAATATCCATATCCCCTCGGATCAAGTGTTCGAACGTGCGTATCCGATTCGATACGCCAGGTTTCCGACCGGCCCCAGGGTCCGAACCCGGGAAACCGTCGGATCGGAGATTCCGGAGGCTGACGGCGCGGACGGGCGTCCCGCCCGGTGTCGACGACCGTCGTCGATATCGGAACGGACGCTCGACGTACGGAGGCCGCCAGGGTAACGGAGGCCGGACCGCACGGTTACGGAGACTGGAGCACACGGTAACAGAAGCAGGGGCGTCGACCCGTTCCTCGAGGGGTGCGATCCGGAGTTCCCGGCGTTCCTCACCCGGTCGTCCGGGAGGTCGTCGCCTTCGATCGCCCCGCGACGGGCGGCGACGTGAACCCCGCCGGGATCGGTTTCGTCGACGCCACCCGGAGAGGACCCGTCGCGCGGTCGCGCGCACCGGTACGGCAACGTGCGCCCGGAACCGCGACGCTAGCGGTCGGCCCCCTCGTCCGTCTCCGACTCGTCGTCGGCCGACCCCTCCCCGGGGGTCTCCTCGCCGTCCCCCTCCTCTTCCGCCTCGTCCCTGGGGGTGCCGCTGTCGGCGCTCTGAGTCCCCAGGTTCTCGCTCCCCTCCTCGACCTGGTCGGGGTCCTGGTCGACCCGCTCCATCTCGGACTCGATCTCGGCCTCGCGCTCCGCTTCCCGCTCGCGCGCTCGGTCCTGGTCGTCCTCAGCCATGGTGTCTCACCGTCCCCAGTTCGACTTCCATCCACTTCAACGGCCGGGCGAACCGGCCGCCGGTCGAGGATCGAGCGCCCGCCGAGCCGGATGGGCGGACGCGCCGCCGCCGTCGGAGACGCGGATTTCCGTGGACCACGGCGTCGTCCCGTCGCCGGCATAAATGGACGATCGTCGAGCGATGAACGGAACGTTGTTCGTTCGGTCACGACGTAACCGTTCAGACATCCTTACCAGCACGTAACTAACCGTTACGTCGACCCGATAGGGACGCGTTAATATCATTTCTTACCTGTCATGAGTGGCGATCCGGCGCGGGAAATCGCGGTCGTCGTCGGAGGAGGGGAACGAGGAGTACGTTCGGGTTTCGTTCCGGAAGGTACCAATAACGAAACCGACCGGAGGCCATGTACGGGACGCGATGCGAAAACACACCACCACGCGGCGGCGAGTCGTAAGAGGAGTCGGAGCCATCGGCGTCGCTAGCTTCGTCGGCGGCGTCGCCGTCACCGCACAGGAGGACGGAGGCGATCAGGGTTCCGCGGTCCGCGTCGTACACGCGTCGCCGGACGCGCCGAACGTCGACATCCGTCTCAGCGCGGCCGACGACGGCGCCGCCGGTGACGGAACCGAAACCCCCGGCGATGGCGGGAACGGCGAGGCCACCGCCGAAATCGAAGGGCTCGGGTTCCGGGACGTGAGCGGCTATACGGAGCTCGACCCGGGGACCTACCGTGTGCAGGTCGTGGCCGCGGGCGACGAAGGGGTGTTGGAAGGCATCCTGGACGACTTCCTCGACGGCGACGGAGGGGGAGGCGGGGAGGACGGCGAGACGGTCGTCTTCGACGAGGAGGTCGACGTTGAGGAGGGCACGACCTACACCGCGGTCGCCTTCGGCGAGGTCTCACGGGGACCGGCGTCCGGAGGCGACGGCGGGGGCGACGACGGCGGTACGGCCACCGAGACGGACGAGGACTCGGGGGAGGACGGCACCGGCGAACAGGGGACCTCCGGCCAGGGGTTCCAGGTCGAGGTGCTCGAGGACGACATCAGCGACCCCGGCGAGGACAACTCCCGGGTGCGGATCTTCCACGCGGTCCCGGACGTCGAGGCCGTGACCATCGCGACGGCCGGCGGCGGGGACGGCGGGGGCGGCGAGGGCACCGGAACGCCCGAGGACGACGGAGCGCTCGGTGACGGCACCGGGACGTCCGGCGCCGACGGCGCGGGCGGCGAGACGCTCGTCGACGAGCTAGCGTACGGCGAGTCCGAGACCGTCGAGGTCCCGCCCGGCGACTACACGGTCCGGATCAGCGAGGCGGGTGACGACGCCGGCGCCGACATGGGGGAGGGCGGCAACGTCCAGGAGGCGGAGCTCTCCACCGAGGGGAGCACCGCGTACAGCGCGTTCGCGCTCGGCTACTTCGACCCCGAGTCCGCGGGCGGCGAGGACGGAGGCGACGGAACCGAGACGCCCGACGGCGGCGACGGTGGCGGGGACGGCTCCGGGGAGGAGTTCGAACTCGTCGTCGTCGAAGACTCGCAGGGCGGCGAGCGGTCCGACGGGGGGACCGACGGCCTGCTGTAGGTGAAGGCGCCGTCCCCACGTAGTCGGTCGACGTGGCCGGGCCACGGACTCCGACCGACCGCGGAACGCGCGATGCGGCGTCCGGCGTGCGTCCATGGACCACGGACCCGTGGCCGCGCCGGTTCGCGCTCCGCGGCGTACATCCCCCACCGCGTACTCCCTCCACTTTCCCCTCTCCACTTCCCCCTCTTCGCGTCCTCCCCCCTACTGCTATTCTCCGCCGGTCGAGTTCGGATCGGTCGATCGGCCGTACAGTTTGGTGAGTGGCGTGGCCGTGACGCCGTGGACCAGGACCGAACTCGCGACGACGAGGCTGGCCGCCGGCCAGATCACCTCGTGGCCGACGACCGGTGTCCGACCGTCGCGTAGAAGACGGCCGCGACGCCGATCGGACCGAACCACGCCGCGAAGCCGGCGTCCCGCGTTCGCCCGACCGGGCCGCCGACGTGCCGGAACACGATCATCATCGGCGCGCGCCGCAGGAGCAGCACGCCCGCGGCGAGGGCGATCCCGGCCCACCCCAGCGCCCGCCACTGCCCCCACGGCAGCGTCACGCCGAAGAGGACGAAGATCGGGAAGGTGAACAGTCGGAGCACCGTCTCCTGTACCTTCTGCTCGTCAGTCTCGTCGCCAGGGTTCGCGAACCGGTTGAACGCCATCCCGGCGACGAACGCCGCGAGGATGCCGTCGCTCCCCAGCAGTTTGACGCCGCCGAGGACGGCGAACGTGAACGCGACGGTCACGCTGAGCAGCGACGTCTCCTCCAGGAACTCGTGTTCGCGGGACTTCGCCTCCACCGCGCCCGCCGCCGCACCGACCGCCGCGCCCGCCACCAGGGCGAATCCGACCTCCCACAACAGCGTCCCGAGCACCCAGTCGACGACCGCTCGCCGGGGAGAGTGCTCGAGCAGCAGGATCGGAAGGAAGACGAGCGGGTACGCGAGCCCGTCGTTGGCGCCCGATTCGGCGCTGAGGAGGTTCCGGACCGGCGCCGGGATGTTCTCCTCGGCGACGTTCCCCGTCACGATCGTCCCGGCGAGCACCGGATCCGTGGGCGTGACGATCGCGCCGACGAGGAGCGCGATCCGGACGGGGACGTCCAGCAGCACGTACACGAGCAGTCCGCCGACGAGCCACGTGGCGACCATCCCCGGGACGAGGACGGCCCCCATCGACCGGAGGTGGTCCCGGAAGTACCGCCGGGGCAGTCGGAGCGCGGCCGCCATGACCGCGAGCCCCACCGTCAGTCGCGCGAACTGCTCGACGAGGACGAACGGCTCGTTCGGGCCCGAGAGGCCGAGCACGCCGAGTCCGACGGGGCCGACGACGACGCCGAGGAGCACCGCCGTCATCGGCTCCGAGAGGACGTACACCCTGTTCCGCATGTACCCGGCGACGAGGCTCAACACGAGCGTGAGATCGCCGATCGTGACGAGCGCGACGTTCAGCTCCTGCATGGGTATCGGCGGGGCGTTCCCGGCGCGACCGGTCGACGTTCGTGGATCCGTCCCGGACCACGGAAAAGGGAGGGGCTGCGATGTCCGGCCGGGGTCCCCGACGCCGTCTCCGGCCCCCGCGCTGCCGGCTAGTCGGCTCTGAACTCGGCCAGCACGTCGGGGTCGATCTCCACGCCGATCCCCGGACGGTCGGGGATCGGAACGGACGTCCCGTCGAGTTCGACCGGGTCGACCGCGAGTTCGTCGCGGATCGGGTTGGGCGTCCGGTCGAACTCCAGCATCGGGTCGCCGGGGATCGCCGCGAGGGCCTGCAGGCTGGCCGCGAGCGCGACCGCGCTCCCGAAGACGTGGGGCAGACACTGGACGTTGTGAGCGGCCGCCAGCGCGGCGATGCGTCGGGTGGCGGTGAGCCCCCCGGCGCTGGTCACGTCGGGCTGTGCGTACGCGACGCCGCCGCGGCGAACCACCTCCTCGAACCCGCCCTCGAACGCCCAGCACTCGCCGCCGGCGACCGGCACCTCGATCGCCGCGTTCAGGTCCACGTAGCCGTCGAGGCGTCGCGGCTCGATCGGCTCCTCGAAGAAGTGGACGTCGAAATCGGCGAGCGCGTGGCCGACCCGTTCGGCGGTCGCCCGGTCGTAGGCGTGGTTCGCGTCGGTCGCCAGCAGCACGTCGTCGCCGACGGCCTCGCGGATGGCCCGCACGAGTTCGACGTCCTCCTCCCAGCCGTACGGGAACTCCGGGTGGCGGGTCATCCCGATCTTGTTCTTGAGCGCCCCGAACCCCGCCTCGACGTGTCCGACCGCCTCCTCGACGACGGACTCGCGCACCGCCTCGAAGGAGTCCACGTCCGGCCAGAAGTGTCCGGTCGCGTACGCGGGCACCGCCTCCCGGCGACGGCCCCCGAGCAACTCGGCGGCGGGGACCCCGAGTCGCTTCCCGTACAGGTCCCAGAGCGCGATGTCCACGCCGCTCAGCGCGCTCACCGGCAGATACGAGTGGTAGGAGGAGCGGAGCGCGAACCGCAGATCGTCGTGGACCTGTTCGACCCCCTCGACCTCCCGGCCGCGCAGCCACGGGGCGACGTACTCCTCGATCACCTCGCGGTTGCCCGCGACCGGCCCCCAGCACTCGCCCCAGCCGACCGTCCCGTCTGCGGCCGTCACCCGGACGAGACAGTACTCGCGGCTCCCGATCCACTTCTGGGCGTTGGCGAACCGGCCGTCCAGCTCCCGCCGGATCGGCACCGCCTCGACGTCCTCGATCTCCATGTGTCGGCGTCACACGGATCCGTACTGAAGGTTTTGTTCGGTGAGGCGGTCCCGCTCCGCTCGCTCGTAGTGTCGTCGCCAAAAGCGAATGCCGCCTCCCCGATTTGAACGGGGGACAGCTCGATCTTCAGTCGAGTGCTCTCCCAGTCTGAGCTAAGGCGGCCCGTTCGATTCGACTCCGGCGACCGGAAAAAGGGTTTCGAAACGCCCCGCCGTCAGGCGACCTGCCGCCGTTCCGTGAAGGTGAGCGTCACGTCCTCGGACCGCACCGTCGTCCGGATGGTCACCCAGCCGCCGTTCTGCCGGGTCCGGTACCCGTCGCTGTAGGAGAGCTCCACACGCTTGGTGGCGCTCACGGCGTCCGTCGCCTCCATGGTCCCGATGTCCTCCTTGCCCTGCCAGACGCGGTCGTCGGAGTCGGTCGAGTTGCCGGCGAACATCTTGACGTACACCACCACGTCGTTCGCCCGCTCGTCGCGGTTGTTCGTCAGTTCCACCGTGACGTCCCGGCACGTCCGCCCGCACTCCGCGATCTCGGTCACCTCGAAGTAGTACGCCGGGAGGTCGTCGCCGTCGGAGGCGGTGCCGCTCCCCCCGTCGTCGCTCCCGGACCCGCCTCCGTCGACGGGCGTGCCGGTCGGATAGTCGCCGAGTTCCTCCTCGTCGCCGCCCGAGTCGAACGGCCCGACGCCGGCGATGAACGCCCCCGCGACGCCGGCCCCGACCATCAGGACCACCGCGACGCCGACGAGAACGAGTCGCATACTCATCAGTCCCGTCCCCCCGTCTTACGTCCCATCGACGCGGCGTTTATTCCGCGGGGTGAAAGGTCTGATGAGTGATTCGCTGACTCGTTCGACCGCTTCCCCGTCGGGGGACGCGGCCGGCGTCCGGCCGCGGGGCACCGCCCCGAACCTCGTCCCGGCCGTCCGGGCCGAACCGCCACTCGACATCGAACCGGTCACCTAACGCATCGAAACGGTCTTCTCGCCCGTCTCCGAACTTTCGCCGTGAACTGGCCGTACCGGTACACGGCACTCTCGCTCTGTACGCTCGCCTTCTTCGGCACGATGGTCGCGCGGCTGGTCATCAGCCCGATCGTCCCGGACCTCACCGCCGAGTTCGAGGTCTCCAACGGGACGGTCGGCCTGGCGCTCTCGGGGATGTGGGTTGCGTACGCGTTCTCGCAGTTCCCCAGCGGCGTCCTGGGGGACCGTCTGGGCGAGCGCACGGTCATCCTCGTGGCGGTCGGCGGGACCGCGGCGACGAGCGCCGGCCTCGCGGTCGCTCCGTCGTTCCCGCTCTTCCTCCTCTCGACGGTGTCGCTCGGCGCGGCCGCCGGTCTCCACTACAGCGTCGCGACGACGTTCCTCACCCGCCAGTTCGACGACATCGGTCGCGCCATCGGCGTCCACGTCGCGGGCGGGCCGCTCGCCGGCCTGCTCGCGCCCCCCGCTGCCGCCGTCGTCGGCGCGCGCTACGGCTGGCGGGCGGCCATCGCCCTCGGCGCGGTCGTGGCGGTCCCCGTGTTCGTCGCGTTCGCGCTCTCGATCCGGCCGACCGACCCCCGGCGCCCCGACCAGCCCGTCCGGGAGCGGTTCGAACTCGCCCCGCTCGCCGAACTCCTCTCGCGGCCCGAGATCCGGTACACGACCGCGCTGGCGATCGTGGGCGCGTTCACCTGGCAGGCGACGGCCTCGTTCCTCCCGACCTTCCTCGCCGCGCACCACGGCCTGTCGACGACGGCCGCGGGCGTCCTCTTCTCGGTCTACTTCGTCGTCCACGGCGCCTCCCAGCCGGTGCTGGGGAGCCTCTCGGACCGCCTCTCGCGCGAGTCGGTCGTCCTCGGAACGATGCTGCTGGGGATCGTCGGCTACGGCGTGCTGGTCGTCGGCGACCGGCCGGGCGTCGTCCTGGCGGGAGTGCTCTGTGTCGGCGTGGCGATGAGCTGGGGCGCGCCCCTCCAGTCCCGGTTCATGGACGTGCTCTCGGAGGCCGAGCGGGGGGCCGGGTTCGGGCTGGTCCGGACCGCCTACATGACGCTCGGCGCGACGGGAAGCGTCGTCGTCGGCACGGTCGCGGACCTGGTCGGCTGGTCCGCGTCCTTCGGCCTGCTCTCGGCCGTCATGGCGCTGGGGGCCGCAGCCGTCGCCGGAAACCGGGCGCTCGGGCTGGGCTACTGACGGGTGACGCCCCGGCCGCGCTGCCCGGCGGACCGATTCGGGTCGGATCGGCGCTCGCGACTCCGTCTCCACGTTATACGGGCCTGGGGCCCCAATCCGCGGGCGTGACCAACACCGACCGCGTCGCGATCCTCGGCGGGACGTTCACGCCGATCCACCACGGCCACCGTGCCCTCCTGCACGGGGCGTTCCAGACCGCCAGCCACGACGGCGACGGGGACGGGCACGTCGTCGTCGCGCTCACGTCGACCGACCTCGCCGAGCGGACGCGAAGCGACCCGTCCCACGCCGAACTGCTCGGCCCGTTCCGGGAACGGCGCGAGAGCCTCGACGCGGAACTCGACCGCCTGGGCGACGCCTACTCGGCGTCGTACGAGATCACCGAGCTGGAGGACGCGTACGGCCCCGCCGCCACCCGGGA
Protein-coding regions in this window:
- a CDS encoding cold-shock protein → MAKGKVDFFNDTGGYGFISTDDADDDVFFHMEDIGGPDLEEGQEVEFDIEQAPKGPRATNLERL
- a CDS encoding cold-shock protein, coding for MAKGNVDFFNDTGGYGFISSDDADDDVFFHMEDIGGPDLEEDQEVEFDIEQAPKGPRATNLERL
- a CDS encoding DUF4397 domain-containing protein, producing the protein MRKHTTTRRRVVRGVGAIGVASFVGGVAVTAQEDGGDQGSAVRVVHASPDAPNVDIRLSAADDGAAGDGTETPGDGGNGEATAEIEGLGFRDVSGYTELDPGTYRVQVVAAGDEGVLEGILDDFLDGDGGGGGEDGETVVFDEEVDVEEGTTYTAVAFGEVSRGPASGGDGGGDDGGTATETDEDSGEDGTGEQGTSGQGFQVEVLEDDISDPGEDNSRVRIFHAVPDVEAVTIATAGGGDGGGGEGTGTPEDDGALGDGTGTSGADGAGGETLVDELAYGESETVEVPPGDYTVRISEAGDDAGADMGEGGNVQEAELSTEGSTAYSAFALGYFDPESAGGEDGGDGTETPDGGDGGGDGSGEEFELVVVEDSQGGERSDGGTDGLL
- a CDS encoding cation:proton antiporter domain-containing protein translates to MQELNVALVTIGDLTLVLSLVAGYMRNRVYVLSEPMTAVLLGVVVGPVGLGVLGLSGPNEPFVLVEQFARLTVGLAVMAAALRLPRRYFRDHLRSMGAVLVPGMVATWLVGGLLVYVLLDVPVRIALLVGAIVTPTDPVLAGTIVTGNVAEENIPAPVRNLLSAESGANDGLAYPLVFLPILLLEHSPRRAVVDWVLGTLLWEVGFALVAGAAVGAAAGAVEAKSREHEFLEETSLLSVTVAFTFAVLGGVKLLGSDGILAAFVAGMAFNRFANPGDETDEQKVQETVLRLFTFPIFVLFGVTLPWGQWRALGWAGIALAAGVLLLRRAPMMIVFRHVGGPVGRTRDAGFAAWFGPIGVAAVFYATVGHRSSATR
- a CDS encoding mandelate racemase/muconate lactonizing enzyme family protein, with translation MEIEDVEAVPIRRELDGRFANAQKWIGSREYCLVRVTAADGTVGWGECWGPVAGNREVIEEYVAPWLRGREVEGVEQVHDDLRFALRSSYHSYLPVSALSGVDIALWDLYGKRLGVPAAELLGGRRREAVPAYATGHFWPDVDSFEAVRESVVEEAVGHVEAGFGALKNKIGMTRHPEFPYGWEEDVELVRAIREAVGDDVLLATDANHAYDRATAERVGHALADFDVHFFEEPIEPRRLDGYVDLNAAIEVPVAGGECWAFEGGFEEVVRRGGVAYAQPDVTSAGGLTATRRIAALAAAHNVQCLPHVFGSAVALAASLQALAAIPGDPMLEFDRTPNPIRDELAVDPVELDGTSVPIPDRPGIGVEIDPDVLAEFRAD
- a CDS encoding MFS transporter; the encoded protein is MNWPYRYTALSLCTLAFFGTMVARLVISPIVPDLTAEFEVSNGTVGLALSGMWVAYAFSQFPSGVLGDRLGERTVILVAVGGTAATSAGLAVAPSFPLFLLSTVSLGAAAGLHYSVATTFLTRQFDDIGRAIGVHVAGGPLAGLLAPPAAAVVGARYGWRAAIALGAVVAVPVFVAFALSIRPTDPRRPDQPVRERFELAPLAELLSRPEIRYTTALAIVGAFTWQATASFLPTFLAAHHGLSTTAAGVLFSVYFVVHGASQPVLGSLSDRLSRESVVLGTMLLGIVGYGVLVVGDRPGVVLAGVLCVGVAMSWGAPLQSRFMDVLSEAERGAGFGLVRTAYMTLGATGSVVVGTVADLVGWSASFGLLSAVMALGAAAVAGNRALGLGY
- a CDS encoding phosphopantetheine adenylyltransferase; translated protein: MTNTDRVAILGGTFTPIHHGHRALLHGAFQTASHDGDGDGHVVVALTSTDLAERTRSDPSHAELLGPFRERRESLDAELDRLGDAYSASYEITELEDAYGPAATREDVDALVVSPEAEAQRRAHELNDRRAEDGLRPLEIHVSPFVIAEDGARISSTRIRNGEIDAHGRVLDGSG